Proteins encoded in a region of the Diabrotica virgifera virgifera chromosome 4, PGI_DIABVI_V3a genome:
- the LOC126883837 gene encoding uncharacterized protein LOC126883837, with protein MLAKLIQLIASILGLIRNDYNDENLRKGLIECNKTSKKLRDSMRYAKTIGEKQHLEAQMRQVKTLRNQLKAEQKKGAGLNTRPETAYKRVQWDDSISAFNSRIRTGVISNLKHKDPGSFLVDCKALFKRRIHNALKQNEVVKVNMVFGGEFQVASGDKVLNDTKYFTTSNSPIYRDTNIDEWFEKKVVEPISRDLEEFQERDSGWALKAVVNLGVNINKFTPQLGSSYIELPPQIKTKQACINVKNDDEACFAWAIISALYPTTKNVDLMTSYPHYSSILKLKGIQWPMTIKQIPNFEKQNNMSINVYILKKEKKNYTTFPTFLTKNKKDKHVNLLLVQDTYDEQGPIRYHYVWIKNLSRLLSNQLSKDKGTKYFCDSCLHYFITKEKLNVHKACCKGRSDVNCDRCLQTFSSSTQLEAHTNDCVRINETAIKMPEQSRKMLRFKNFWNKIKAPFTVYADLESALKRTGDPKKHQEHIPVAVGYFFKCSYDDTLSFYSSYRGKDCMKWFADELNQLAENVSTVFMCPYDIDMTSQQESDFHTATHCHICEQRFSLDDKKVRDHNDLTPEHNYRGAAHEGCNINYKDAHTIPVIFHNLSGYDAHFIVNDIATQIKGPVDLLPITKEKYISFTKHLNDARIKFRFIDSFRFLASSLDKLSSYLTEYPNLRSQYTSLPEENFHLLTKKGIMPYDYIDSFIKFTETSLPPIESFYNKLDDKPCPRRHYRRAQDVWSSFSCSTLGDYVDLYMKTDILLLADVFEQFRTSCLKTYNLDPAHYFTLPGFTWDAMLKHTKQELELLTDPDMFLFVERGIRGGLSQVCSKRRVHANNKYMTSYDPSKPDSYLMYFDVNNQYGWAMSQFLPYGGFEWVDDNIDVLSIADDASEGYFLEVDLAYPQHIHDRHKDLPFCPQSLNPKTMLPPKRPREQTKLMATLHDKERYVIHYRALKQALAHGLVLKKIHRVLKFKQSPWLKSYIDLNTNLRKAAKNEFEKNLFKLMNNAVFGKTMENVRKRVDIKLLTEWEGRYGAEARISSPLFKNVTIFNENLVAVEMRRAEIWLDKPIYVGMSILDLAKTTIYDFHYGYLNRRFGENFTTCYTDTDSVIVEIREKDPYEAMKTDCHRHFDTSDYPKDNIYGIPQVNKKVLGMMKDENNGCIMTDYIGLRSKLYTIKVAITDNDIKKLKGKLIDQEYEDDEIEILIKNYGVTKKAKGVKKSVVNTKITFEDYVECLDNFTTRNILYEIINLLSSFYYIPYFYCTISNMGLITVTVSYIRS; from the coding sequence ATGTTGGCTAAACTTATTCAGTTAATTGCATCCATCTTAGGTTTAATCAGAAATGATTATAATGATGAAAATTTAAGAAAGGGGTTGATAGAATGTAATAAGACATCCAAAAAATTAAGGGACTCTATGAGATATGCCAAGACGATTGGTGAAAAGCAGCACCTCGAAGCCCAGATGCGGCAGGTGAAAACATTAAGAAACCAACTAAAAGCCGAACAGAAGAAGGGGGCGGGACTTAACACTCGACCGGAGACTGCTTACAAAAGGGTACAATGGGATGACTCTATATCTGCATTTAATTCAAGAATTAGAACTGGAGTCATCTCAAACCTTAAACACAAGGACCCGGGTAGTTTCCTGGTAGATTGCAAAGCCCTATTCAAACGTAGAATTCATAACGCTCTTAAGCAAAATGAGGTAGTAAAGGTGAATATGGTATTTGGTGGAGAATTTCAAGTAGCCAGCGGAGATAAGGTCCTCAATGATACCAAGTATTTCACTACTTCAAACTCCCCCATCTATAGAGATACGAATATTGATGAATGGTTTGAGAAAAAAGTAGTGGAGCCCATCTCCAGAGACTTGGAAGAATTCCAAGAACGCGATTCTGGATGGGCTCTAAAGGCAGTTGTTAACCTGGGAGTCAACATTAACAAATTTACACCGCAGCTTGGCTCCTCATACATTGAACTTCCCCctcagataaaaacaaaacaggCATGCATTAATGTTAAGAACGATGACGAGGCATGCTTTGCATGGGCTATCATATCGGCATTATACCCTACAACTAAAAATGTCGATTTAATGACATCTTACCCGCACTACTCGAGCATATTAAAACTTAAAGGTATTCAGTGGCCTATGACCATCAAACAGATTCCGAATTTTGAAAAGCAGAATAATATGTCGATCAACGTATACATTTTGAAAAAGGAGAAGAAAAACTATACGACCTTCCCAACCTTCCTAACAAAGAACAAGAAAGATAAACATGTGAATCTTCTTCTTGTTCAAGATACATATGATGAGCAAGGTCCGATTAGATATCATTACGTTTGGATAAAAAATCTATCCCGTCTGCTTTCCAACCAATTAAGTAAAGATAAGGGAACAAAGTATTTCTGCGATAGttgtttacattattttattactaaggaAAAGCTAAATGTTCATAAGGCATGCTGCAAAGGGCGATCAGATGTTAACTGTGATAGGTGTTTACAAACATTTTCATCGTCTACACAGCTAGAAGCCCACACCAACGATTGTGTAAGAATAAATGAAACAGCCATCAAAATGCCAGAACAAAGTCGTAAAATGCTAAGATTTAAGAATTTCTGGAATAAGATTAAAGCCCCCTTTACCGTTTACGCAGATCTCGAAAGTGCTCTAAAACGTACAGGAGATCCTAAGAAACATCAGGAACACATTCCTGTAGCAGTTGGGTATTTCTTCAAATGTTCATATGATGATACCCTTTCGTTTTATAGCTCATATCGAGGAAAGGATTGTATGAAATGGTTCGCAGATGAACTTAATCAGCTTGctgagaatgtttctacagtgtTTATGTGCCCATATGATATAGATATGACATCTCAGCAAGAAAGTGATTTTCATACAGCCACTCATTGCCATATCTGCGAGCAGCGCTTCTCCCTCGATGATAAGAAAGTGCGGGACCACAACGACCTCACTCCAGAACATAACTACAGAGGGGCTGCCCATGAAGGGTGTAACATTAATTATAAAGATGCTCACACTATCCCAGTGATATTTCATAACCTTAGCGGATATGACGCCCACTTCATTGTTAATGATATTGCTACACAAATCAAAGGTCCCGTAGATCTTCTTCCTATTACTAAGGAGAAATATATCTCTTTTACGAAACACCTCAATGATGCTCGAATTAAATTCCGTTTTATCGATAGTTTTCGATTTTTGGCGTCTTCTCTCGATAAGCTCTCTTCTTATTTGACCGAATATCCTAATCTCCGCTCTCAATATACTTCGCTTCCTGAGGAGAATTTTCATCTTTTAACTAAGAAAGGAATCATGCCATATGATTATATTGATTCTTTTATAAAATTTACTGAAACGTCTCTACCTCCTATTGagtctttttataataaacttgACGATAAACCATGTCCCCGTCGGCATTATCGTAGAGCCCAAGATGTCTGGTCTTCATTCTCCTGTTCCACTCTCGGGGATTATGTCGATTTATACATGAAAAcggacattcttcttcttgcagaCGTCTTTGAGCAATTTCGAACCAGTTGTCTCAAAACATATAATCTTGACCCAGCTCATTACTTTACTCTTCCCGGCTTCACGTGGGATGCAATGCTTAAGCACACAAAACAGGAACTGGAGCTTTTAACAGATCCAGATATGTTTCTGTTTGTGGAGCGTGGTATTCGTGGTGGTTTGAGTCAAGTTTGCTCGAAACGCCGCGTCCACGCTAATAACAAGTATATGACATCTTACGATCCATCGAAGCCCGACTCATATCTGATGTATTTCGATGTCAATAATCAATATGGCTGGGCAATGTCTCAATTCCTTCCATATGGAGGCTTCGAATGGGTCGATGACAACATTGATGTCCTGTCCATAGCTGACGATGCTTCTGAAGGGTACTTTCTCGAGGTCGATCTGGCGTACCCCCAACATATCCACGATCGTCATAAAGATCTTCCGTTTTGCCCCCAATCATTGAACCCTAAAACTATGCTTCCCCCTAAACGACCGCGAGAGCAAACCAAATTAATGGCTACCCTTCATGATAAAGAAAGATACGTAATTCATTACAGGGCCTTGAAGCAAGCGCTAGCTCACGGATTGGTGCTCAAAAAGATTCACCGAGTCCTGAAATTTAAGCAGTCTCCTTGGTTAAAGTCATACATTGACTTGAATACAAATCTCCGGAAGGCAGCGAAAAatgaatttgagaaaaatcttttcaaacttaTGAACAATGCTGTGTTCGGCAAGACCATGGAAAATGTACGCAAGCGCGTTGATATTAAATTGCTTACTGAATGGGAGGGTCGTTACGGAGCTGAAGCTCGAATAAGCAGTCCATTGTTTAAGAATGTTACTATTTTTAACGAAAATTTGGTAGCTGTCGAGATGCGTAGAGCGGAAATATGGTTAGATAAACCAATATATGTGGGCATGAGTATACTGGATTTGGCTAAAACTACGATATACGATTTTCACTATGGGTATTTAAATAGAAGGTTTGGTGAGAACTTTACGACCTGCTATACAGATACCGATAGTGTGATCGTGGAGATACGGGAAAAAGATCCCTATGAGGCTATGAAAACAGACTGTCATCGGCACTTTGACACGTCTGACTATCCTAAAGACAATATTTATGGCATTCCCCAGGTTAACAAGAAGGTGTTGGGTATGATGAAGGATGAGAATAATGGCTGCATTATGACTGACTACATAGGGCTCCGATCTAAATTATACACGATAAAAGTAGCTATCACAGATAATGACATCAAAAAACTGAAGGGGAAGTTGATAGATCAGGAGTATGAGGACGATGAGATTGAAATACTTATTAAAAATTATGGTGTGACAAAGAAGGCGAAGGGGGTTAAGAAATCTGTTGTAAACACTAAAATTACCTTCGAAGACTACGTCGAGTGTTTAGATAACTTTACAACTCGTAATAtattatatgaaataataaacTTGTTATCCTCATTTTATTATATCCCTTATTTCTATTGTACGATATCTAATATGGGATTAATAACTGTGACAGTTTCATATATACGATCTTGA
- the LOC126883838 gene encoding matrix metalloproteinase-18-like, which yields MEVFLICVLLLRFIAATDAFSEDDAMKFLQRYGYIDNNSIADFNTTLLHFQEQYNLYVDGTLNDETIALMQKPRCQTGENDYSLKGKWYKHNLRWYFPQANHVKDIIQLVERAFKMWEDASNLHFTRVTVPVPKPDITITAVKRKHYFRSNCMGNQKCGIQFDGPGGKLAHSYFPIDNDTCVEIHLDLDEKWSYNLNDTDYDFTNLFMVILHEIGHSLGLLHSNDESAIMYPWYPNKVRNISQDDISGLEALYGRKSTDAYIPTQTSAPTRSTSHISRVHTTRSRPRPNEIIPQQSTKATPHFCAIEYPNILFLAYDPQFKNHHMYIIHEGFVWKNDLNGHMVPINPEHLSTYLPKQIRNISHVFQNIAGNLIVASNNTMYSVSFPSITISRDIPLFVLPPHAEINVVFQTHTGKTYIWYDNTSFIEYDDLIDLVISRGLIKDIFPGVPTTVKSVFKYIDGHLYFLDGSTYYKYNEFTKKMIEIGRFNWNLFGIPCPDDGLVTQLKYLLNKVGSFYK from the coding sequence ATGGAGGTGTTTTTAATATGTGTTCTACTTCTGCGTTTCATAGCAGCAACAGACGCCTTTTCCGAAGACGATGCTATGAAGTTTCTTCAACGATATGGATATATAGATAACAATTCTATAGCAGATTTCAATACAACGCTCCTACATTTCCAAGAACAATATAATTTATATGTGGATGGTACACTAAACGATGAAACCATAGCACTAATGCAAAAACCTCGATGTCAAACTGGCGAAAATGATTACTCTCTTAAGGGAAAATGGTATAAACATAATCTAAGATGGTATTTTCCTCAGGCGAATCATGTGAAAGATATAATTCAATTAGTTGAACGAGCCTTTAAAATGTGGGAAGATGCTTCAAATTTGCATTTTACTAGAGTGACTGTTCCTGTTCCGAAACCAGATATCACTATAACAGCAGTTAAAAGAAAACATTATTTTCGCTCCAACTGTATGGGGAACCAAAAGTGTGGAATTCAGTTTGATGGTCCTGGTGGAAAATTAGCACATTCTTATTTTCCCATCGATAATGATACTTGCGTAGAAATACATTTAGACTTGGATGAAAAATGGAGTTATAATTTGAATGATACAGATTATGATTTCACCAATCTCTTTATGGTTATTCTTCATGAAATCGGTCACAGTTTAGGATTATTACACAGTAACGATGAGTCAGCTATAATGTATCCATGGTACCCTAATAAAGTACGAAATATTAGTCAAGATGATATTAGTGGCTTAGAGGCTTTATACGGACGCAAAAGTACAGATGCATATATCCCTACACAAACTAGTGCACCAACACGGTCAACGTCGCATATATCGAGGGTGCATACTACAAGATCCCGTCCTAGACCAAACGAGATTATTCCTCAACAATCAACGAAAGCTACACCACATTTTTGTGCTATTGAATATCCCAATATTCTCTTTCTAGCATATGATCCTCAGTTTAAAAACCATCATATGTATATAATACATGAAGGATTTGTGTGGAAGAATGATCTAAATGGACACATGGTACCAATTAATCCAGAGCATTTGAGTACTTATTTACCTAAACAAATAAGAAATATCTCGCATGTGTTTCAGAATATAGCTGGGAACTTAATTGTAGCATCAAATAACACTATGTACTCTGTATCATTTCCCAGCATAACTATTTCAAGAGATATACCTCTGTTTGTATTACCACCCCATGCTGAGATAAATGTGGTATTTCAGACTCACACCGGAAAAACATATATATGGTATGACAATACATCATTCATCGAATATGACGATCTAATAGACCTAGTCATTAGCAGAGGCCTTATAAAGGACATATTTCCTGGAGTACCGACCACCGTTAAATCAGTGTTTAAATACATAGACGGTCATTTATACTTTCTAGATGGCAGCACTTATTACAAATATAATGAGTTTACAAAGAAAATGATCGAAATTGGCAGATTTAATTGGAACTTATTCGGGATTCCTTGTCCAGATGATGGCTTAGTTACACAGTTGAAATATTTACTGAATAAAGTTGGCtctttttataaataa